In the genome of Lynx canadensis isolate LIC74 chromosome X, mLynCan4.pri.v2, whole genome shotgun sequence, one region contains:
- the GLRA4 gene encoding glycine receptor subunit alpha-4 — MTTLVPATLSFLLLWTLPGQVLLRVALAKEEVNSGTKGPQPMSPSDFLDKLMGRTSGYDARIRPNFKGPPVNVTCNIFINSFGSVAETTMDYRVNVFLRQQWNDPRLAYGEYPDDSLDLDPSMLDSIWKPDLFFANEKGASFHEVTTDNKLLRIFKNGNVLYSIRLTLILSCPMDLKNFPMDIQTCTMQLESFGYTMNDLVFEWLEDAPAVQVAEGLTLPQFILRDEKDLGYCTKHYNTGKFTCIEVKFHLERQMGYYLIQMYIPSLLIVILSWVSFWINMDATPARVGLGITTVLTMTTQSSGSRASLPKVSYVKANDIWMAVCLLFVFAALLEYAAVNFVSRQHKEFMRLRRRQRRQCMEEDIIQECRFYFRGYGLGHCLQARDGGPKESSDIYTPQPPAPLLREGETMQKLYVEQAKRIDTISRAVFPFTFLIFNIFYWVVYKVLRSEDIHQAL; from the exons ATGACAACTCTTGTTCCTGcaaccctctccttccttctcctctggaCCCTGCCAGGGCAAGTCCTCCTCAG AGTGGCCTTGGCAAAAGAGGAAGTCAATTCTGGGACCAAAGGGCCCCAACCTATGTCCCCCTCTGATTTCCTGGACAAACTTATGGGACGAACATCAGGATATGATGCCAGAATTCGACCCAATTTTAAAG GCccacctgtgaatgtgacttgCAACATCTTCATCAACAGTTTTGGCTCTGTCGCTGAGACTACTATG GACTACCGGGTGAATGTCTTCTTGCGGCAACAGTGGAATGACCCACGCCTAGCCTATGGAGAATATCCTGATGACTCTTTGGATCTTGATCCCTCCATGCTAGACTCTATCTGGAAGCCAGACCTGTTCTTTGCCAATGAGAAAGGGGCCAGTTTCCATGAGGTGACCACAGACAACAAGTTACTGCGCATCTTCAAGAATGGGAATGTGCTCTACAGCATCAG GCTGACCCTCATTTTGTCCTGCCCAATGGACCTCAAGAACTTCCCCATGGATATCCAGACCTGTACGATGCAGCTGGAGAGCT TTGGCTACACCATGAATGACCTCGTGTTTGAGTGGCTGGAAGATGCTCCTGCTGTCCAAGTGGCTGAGGGGCTGACTCTGCCCCAGTTTATCTTGCGGGATGAGAAGGATCTAGGCTACTGTACCAAGCATTACAACACAG GGAAATTCACCTGCATCGAGGTAAAGTTTCACCTGGAAAGGCAGATGGGCTACTATCTGATTCAGATGTACATCCCCAGCCTACTCATCGTTATCCTGTCCTGGGTCTCCTTCTGGATCAACATGGATGCCACCCCTGCTCGCGTGGGCCTAGGCATCACCACTGTGCTCACCATGACAACTCAGAGCTCTGGCTCCCGGGCATCTTTGCCTAAG GTGTCCTACGTGAAGGCAAACGACATCTGGATGGCTGTGTGCCTGCTCTTCGTGTTCGCTGCCCTGCTGGAGTATGCTGCTGTCAATTTTGTCTCCCGTCAGCATAAGGAATTCATGCGACTTCGAAGAAGGCAGAGGCGCCAATGTATG GAGGAAGATATCATCCAAGAATGTCGCTTCTATTTCCGTGGCTATGGCCTAGGCCACTGCCTGCAGGCAAGGGATGGAGGTCCAAAGGAAAGTTCTGACATTTATACcccccaacctccagcccctcttctAAGGGAGGGAGAAACCATGCAGAAACTTTACGTGGAGCAAGCCAAGAGGATTGACACCATCTCCCGGGCTGTCTTCcctttcactttcctcatcttcaaCATCTTCTACTGGGTTGTCTATAAAGTCCTACGGTCAGAAGATATCCACCAGGCACTGTGA